A single window of Drosophila suzukii chromosome 3, CBGP_Dsuzu_IsoJpt1.0, whole genome shotgun sequence DNA harbors:
- the LOC139352717 gene encoding uncharacterized protein → MSSLDLINFGLYIPEKENILAVTHHADLDTMVRSFMEMDNVQPNQSLLDSRESFRKHSHALRRRGLYRRVSLQGWSPAYRINSSPGNQPPSLKISKLKKQYEEFLDDYLQRGHMEQLTSAQVMDDPDTCVYLPHHAVIKQDSLTTKCRVVFDGSGKDSSGISLNDRLHIGPPIQRDFLGVCLRFRQHRYVLCADIEKMFRGIQVSRRHTNFQRIVWRKNENEPMLHFRLLTVTYGLAPSPFLAV, encoded by the exons ATGTCATCGTTGGATCTGATCAACTTTGGTCTCTATATACCGgagaaagaaaatattttg GCCGTGACCCATCACGCGGATCTCGACACGATGGTTCGATCGTTCATGGAAATGGACAATGTGCAACCTAACCAATCTCTCTTGGACTCCAGAGAGTCATTTCGCAAACACTCACACGCGCTCCGAAGACGGGGTCTATATCGTCGAGTATCCCTTCAAGGATGGAGCCCCGCCTATCGAATCAACTCTTCCCCCGGCAACCAACCGCCTAGTCTCAAAATCTCAAAGCTCAAAAAACAATACGAGGAGTTTTTGGATGACTACTTGCAACGCGGTCATATGGAACAACTGACATCAGCCCAAGTAATGGACGACCCTGACACTTGCGTTTATCTACCGCACCACGCTGTCATCAAGCAGGATAGCCTGACGACCAAGTGTCGGGTGGTCTTCGATGGATCTGGGAAAGACAGTTCTGGAATCTCTTTAAACGACAGACTTCATATTGGACCACCGATTCAGCGGGACTTTCTCGGGGTTTGCCTACGTTTCCGGCAGCACCGATATGTTCTATGCGCAGATATTGAAAAGATGTTTAGAGGGATTCAAGTTTCCAGGCGTCACACCAATTTTCAACGTATTGTGTGGCGCAAAAATGAGAATGAACCTATGC